One window from the genome of Thermus islandicus DSM 21543 encodes:
- the metK gene encoding methionine adenosyltransferase: MRLVTSESVTEGHPDKLADRISDAILDALIAQDKKARVAAETLVTTGLVFVAGEITTEGYVDIPGLVRKTVREVGYTRAKYGFDGDTCAVLTAIDEQSPDIAGGVNLSYEWRVLKSTDPLDRVGAGDQGLMFGYATDETPELMPLPITLAHRLTMRLAEVRKTGLLPYLRPDGKAQVTVVYEGDKPLYVKTVVVSAQHSPEVEQEQLREDLIREVVRQAIPGEYLKEGETEYLINPSGRFILGGPHADTGLTGRKIIVDTYGGAVPHGGGAFSGKDPTKVDRSASYYARYMAKNLVAAGLARRALVELAYAIGKARPVSLRVETFGTGVLPDEKLTEIAARVFDPRPLAIIEELDLLRPIYTPTSAYGHFGRPGFPWEETDRVEALRREAGL; the protein is encoded by the coding sequence TTGAGGCTGGTCACGTCTGAGTCGGTAACCGAGGGACACCCGGACAAGCTGGCGGACCGGATCTCCGACGCCATCCTGGACGCCCTCATCGCCCAGGACAAGAAGGCGCGGGTGGCGGCGGAGACCCTGGTGACCACCGGGCTCGTCTTCGTGGCGGGGGAGATCACCACCGAGGGGTACGTGGACATTCCCGGCCTGGTGCGCAAAACGGTGCGGGAGGTGGGCTACACCCGGGCCAAGTACGGCTTTGACGGGGACACCTGCGCCGTCCTCACCGCCATAGACGAGCAGTCCCCGGACATCGCGGGCGGGGTCAACCTCTCCTACGAGTGGCGGGTCCTGAAGTCCACCGACCCCCTGGACCGGGTGGGCGCCGGGGACCAGGGGCTCATGTTCGGCTACGCCACCGACGAGACCCCCGAGCTCATGCCCCTCCCCATCACCCTGGCCCACCGCCTCACCATGCGCCTCGCCGAGGTGCGCAAGACGGGCCTCCTCCCCTACCTGCGGCCCGACGGCAAGGCCCAGGTCACCGTGGTCTACGAGGGGGACAAGCCGCTTTACGTCAAGACCGTGGTGGTTTCGGCCCAGCACTCCCCCGAGGTGGAGCAGGAGCAGCTTCGGGAGGACCTGATCCGGGAGGTGGTGCGCCAGGCCATCCCGGGGGAGTACCTGAAGGAAGGAGAGACGGAGTACCTCATCAACCCCTCGGGCCGCTTCATCCTGGGTGGCCCCCACGCCGACACCGGGCTTACGGGCCGCAAGATCATCGTGGACACCTACGGGGGAGCGGTGCCCCACGGGGGCGGGGCCTTCAGCGGCAAGGACCCCACCAAGGTGGACCGCTCCGCCAGCTACTACGCCCGCTACATGGCCAAGAACCTGGTGGCGGCGGGGCTTGCCCGGAGGGCCCTGGTGGAGCTCGCCTACGCCATCGGCAAGGCGAGGCCCGTCTCCTTAAGGGTGGAGACCTTCGGCACCGGGGTCCTGCCCGATGAGAAGCTCACGGAGATCGCCGCCAGGGTCTTTGACCCGAGACCCCTCGCCATCATTGAGGAGCTGGACCTCCTTCGCCCCATCTACACCCCCACCTCGGCCTACGGCCACTTCGGCCGCCCAGGCTTCCCCTGGGAGGAGACGGACCGGGTGGAGGCTTTAAGGCGGGAGGCGGGGCTTTAA
- a CDS encoding glycoside hydrolase family 13 protein translates to MNYHDLEHLHPPFPELGEEVEIRLETEAKEGLLLFERDGELHTKPMEPWEGGLKARVPVHASPFRYAFRLPEGFWGSHGLEKTLPRYDRFFHLLTKPLPPEWALGAVFYQIFPDRFRQGRPELAPKDGAWLYGGKPIRKKAWHEPPGEDGAREFYGGDLWGVLEALPYLEALGVEALYLTPIFQSPSSHRYDTEDYRRVDPHLGGEEALRALYQALEARGMKLILDGVFNHVGATHPWFQKALKDPSSPERGMFTFFPDGTYASFLDVKHMPKLDYASPLTQERFVLGKEAPVRRWMRLAHGWRLDVAHSLGEGGTNRKNARWLRALARAAKEEREDALVFGELSYDAVPTLRAHTLDGAMHYAGFAHPVMAWLSGRDLHGSPVALGAEDLWRALLDHYQALPPQLRPSMYTLLSSHDIPRALWRLRGDKERFKTAYALLFAFPGSPAIYYGDEVGLSQPNPYEVWRGDPYCRAPFPWDEGAWDRELLSFFRRLVRLKKTHPVLRLGGLLPLEAPPGVLAFRRRLGGQEVLAYFAKEEARLSVPRGVDLLRGEEVAGEVEARYLLLERGG, encoded by the coding sequence ATGAACTACCACGACCTCGAGCACCTCCACCCTCCTTTTCCCGAGCTGGGGGAGGAGGTGGAGATCCGGCTGGAAACGGAGGCCAAGGAGGGGCTTCTCCTCTTTGAGCGGGATGGGGAGCTCCACACGAAGCCCATGGAGCCCTGGGAAGGGGGCCTGAAGGCGCGCGTTCCCGTCCACGCGAGCCCCTTCCGCTACGCCTTCCGCCTTCCCGAAGGCTTTTGGGGAAGCCACGGACTGGAGAAGACCCTTCCCCGCTACGACCGCTTCTTCCACCTCCTCACGAAGCCCCTCCCTCCGGAGTGGGCCCTGGGGGCGGTCTTTTACCAGATCTTTCCCGACCGCTTCCGCCAGGGGCGCCCGGAGCTAGCCCCCAAGGACGGGGCCTGGCTTTACGGGGGGAAACCCATCCGAAAGAAGGCCTGGCACGAGCCTCCCGGGGAGGACGGGGCCCGGGAGTTCTACGGGGGGGATCTGTGGGGCGTTTTGGAGGCCCTGCCCTACCTCGAGGCCCTCGGGGTGGAGGCCCTCTACCTCACCCCCATCTTCCAAAGCCCCTCCAGCCACCGCTACGACACCGAGGACTACCGCCGGGTGGACCCCCACCTGGGCGGGGAGGAGGCGCTTAGGGCGCTTTACCAGGCCCTCGAGGCCCGGGGGATGAAGCTCATTTTGGACGGGGTCTTCAACCACGTGGGGGCGACCCACCCCTGGTTCCAGAAGGCCCTGAAGGACCCCAGCTCGCCTGAAAGGGGCATGTTCACCTTCTTTCCCGACGGCACCTACGCGAGCTTCTTGGACGTGAAGCACATGCCCAAGCTGGACTACGCCTCCCCCCTTACCCAGGAGCGCTTCGTGCTCGGGAAGGAGGCCCCCGTCCGCCGCTGGATGCGCCTCGCCCACGGCTGGCGCCTGGACGTGGCCCACTCCCTTGGGGAAGGGGGGACGAACCGGAAAAACGCCCGCTGGCTCCGGGCCCTGGCCCGGGCGGCCAAGGAGGAAAGGGAGGACGCCCTGGTCTTCGGGGAGCTCTCCTACGACGCCGTGCCTACCTTGAGGGCCCACACCCTGGACGGGGCCATGCACTACGCGGGCTTCGCCCACCCGGTGATGGCCTGGCTCTCGGGGCGGGACCTCCACGGAAGCCCCGTGGCCCTGGGGGCCGAGGACCTTTGGCGGGCCCTCTTGGACCACTACCAGGCCCTTCCCCCCCAGCTCCGCCCCAGCATGTACACCCTCCTCTCCTCCCACGACATCCCCCGGGCCCTCTGGCGCCTTAGGGGGGACAAGGAGCGCTTCAAGACCGCCTACGCCCTCCTTTTCGCCTTCCCCGGAAGCCCCGCCATCTATTACGGGGATGAGGTTGGCCTCTCCCAGCCGAACCCCTACGAGGTCTGGCGGGGGGACCCCTACTGCCGGGCCCCCTTCCCGTGGGACGAGGGGGCCTGGGACCGAGAGCTCCTTTCCTTCTTCCGCCGCCTGGTCCGCCTCAAGAAGACCCACCCCGTGCTGAGGCTTGGGGGGCTCTTGCCCCTCGAGGCCCCCCCGGGGGTCCTGGCCTTTCGCAGGAGGCTTGGGGGGCAGGAAGTCCTCGCCTACTTCGCCAAGGAGGAGGCGCGGCTTTCCGTCCCCCGGGGGGTGGACCTTCTAAGGGGGGAGGAGGTGGCGGGGGAGGTGGAGGCCCGGTACCTCCTTCTGGAGCGAGGGGGCTAG
- a CDS encoding sugar ABC transporter permease: protein MRRLLAFLLSGLALYGVYWFAVNRLFDEGSYRKQVAFGSVFVPYGWVYALGGFLLLALFLLLYSLAYVALTNRLQGKRRSPWPLFLQGVTHLFLWVLILLVYYPVVQVVAASFDPTNNLFSFKRPETGFLLLDAKVVPYLPAPSLENYAKLVEGVVLYPYQVRLALLAGLALLGVAGIGLLRRLLPQEAWMDLWQGRLLLLLALAVFALVLLLSPRQFTGQGTEAKFLLWVRNTFLISGLTGLLAVLLTATAGYAFARFRHLPGRYPLLLFFIFVQMFPGFLALVAIYYLLSRLDLLNTFTGLVLAYSGGIISFGTWVYKGYLESLSPSLEEAAMVDGATKWQVFTRILLPLSAPMFVFIFLLQFVGTYSEFVLANLVLTGVESWNVGVGLRSFTTGQFQTKWGVFAAASVLGSLPILFLFYGFQQYFVSGYTAGAVKE from the coding sequence ATGCGGCGGCTCTTGGCCTTTCTCCTTTCGGGGCTTGCCCTCTACGGGGTCTACTGGTTTGCGGTGAACCGCCTCTTTGACGAGGGCTCCTACCGCAAACAGGTGGCCTTCGGGAGCGTCTTCGTGCCCTACGGCTGGGTCTACGCCCTGGGAGGGTTCCTCCTCCTCGCCCTTTTCCTCCTCCTCTACAGCCTGGCCTACGTGGCCCTCACCAACCGCCTTCAGGGGAAGCGGCGGAGCCCTTGGCCCCTCTTCCTCCAGGGGGTGACCCACCTCTTCCTCTGGGTCCTGATCCTCCTCGTCTACTACCCGGTGGTCCAGGTGGTGGCGGCGAGCTTTGACCCCACCAACAACCTTTTCAGCTTCAAAAGGCCCGAAACCGGGTTCCTCCTCCTGGATGCCAAGGTCGTCCCCTACCTGCCCGCGCCCTCCCTGGAGAACTACGCCAAGCTGGTGGAAGGCGTGGTCCTCTATCCCTACCAGGTGAGGCTCGCCCTCCTCGCGGGGCTCGCCCTCCTGGGGGTGGCGGGCATCGGGCTCCTAAGGCGGCTTCTACCGCAGGAAGCGTGGATGGACCTGTGGCAAGGAAGGCTCCTCCTCCTCCTGGCCCTGGCCGTCTTCGCTCTGGTCCTTCTCCTCTCCCCCCGGCAGTTCACCGGGCAGGGTACCGAGGCCAAGTTCCTCCTCTGGGTGCGGAACACCTTCCTGATCTCCGGCCTAACCGGCCTCCTCGCCGTTTTGCTCACCGCTACGGCAGGGTATGCCTTCGCCCGCTTCCGCCACCTGCCCGGCCGCTATCCCCTCCTCCTCTTCTTCATCTTCGTCCAGATGTTCCCGGGGTTTTTGGCCCTGGTGGCCATCTACTACCTCCTCTCGCGGCTAGACCTCCTGAACACCTTTACCGGGCTCGTCCTGGCCTACTCCGGGGGGATCATCAGCTTCGGCACCTGGGTCTACAAGGGCTACCTGGAGAGCCTCAGCCCGAGCCTCGAGGAGGCGGCCATGGTGGACGGGGCCACGAAGTGGCAGGTCTTCACCCGGATCCTCCTTCCCCTTTCCGCCCCCATGTTCGTCTTCATCTTCCTCCTCCAGTTCGTGGGCACCTACTCGGAGTTCGTCCTGGCCAACCTGGTCCTCACCGGGGTGGAGAGCTGGAACGTGGGCGTGGGCTTAAGGAGCTTCACCACGGGGCAGTTCCAGACCAAGTGGGGGGTCTTCGCCGCGGCGAGCGTCTTGGGATCCTTGCCCATCCTCTTCCTCTTCTACGGGTTCCAGCAATACTTCGTCTCCGGCTACACCGCGGGGGCCGTGAAAGAATGA
- the rdgB gene encoding RdgB/HAM1 family non-canonical purine NTP pyrophosphatase → MRLVLATSNPGKVRELTLGLAPLGWTLLSLADFPLRMPKETGATFLENALLKAAFVAKATDLPALADDSGLVVPALGGEPGVYSARYGGRETDRERNVYLLERMRHLKGEERKARFVAVLVLAYPDGHAEAYEGSVEGVILEAPRGEGGFGYDPLFFVPEAGKTFAEMTPEEKARHSHRGRALKALLEAYREGPPPREVSRLE, encoded by the coding sequence ATGCGCCTGGTCCTGGCCACCTCCAACCCCGGCAAGGTGCGGGAGCTCACCCTGGGCCTAGCCCCCCTGGGCTGGACCCTCCTTTCCTTGGCCGACTTCCCCTTGCGCATGCCCAAGGAGACCGGGGCCACCTTCCTGGAGAACGCCCTCCTCAAGGCCGCCTTTGTGGCCAAGGCCACGGACCTCCCCGCCCTCGCCGACGACTCGGGCCTGGTGGTGCCCGCCCTGGGCGGGGAGCCGGGGGTCTACTCCGCCCGCTACGGGGGAAGGGAGACCGACCGGGAGCGGAACGTCTACCTCCTGGAGAGGATGCGCCACCTCAAGGGGGAGGAGCGGAAGGCCCGTTTCGTGGCCGTTTTGGTCCTGGCCTACCCCGACGGGCACGCCGAGGCCTATGAGGGGAGCGTGGAGGGGGTGATCCTGGAGGCCCCCCGGGGGGAAGGGGGCTTTGGCTACGACCCCCTCTTCTTCGTGCCCGAGGCGGGGAAGACCTTTGCGGAGATGACCCCGGAGGAGAAGGCCCGCCACTCCCACCGGGGAAGAGCGCTTAAGGCCCTCCTCGAGGCCTACAGGGAGGGTCCCCCACCCCGGGAGGTCTCCAGGCTGGAATGA
- the murI gene encoding glutamate racemase, with amino-acid sequence MKDPKAPIGVFDSGVGGLTVLSALRQALPREDFLYFGDTARVPYGGKPLPMVRRFAWEIAGFLLREGVKAIVVACNTASSAALPELAEDLSVPVFGVLEPVAEEARAYGKVGLIGTQATVGSRAYERYVRLAWARACPLFVPLVEEGLWDDPVALLVARHYLEEAPKDLEALILGCTHYPFLKGAIGKVLPGVRLLDSGEATARRVAEALRREGLLNPEGQGRVVHYVTGDPESYQDLAGRLGVRVEALRRVNLEEL; translated from the coding sequence GTGAAGGACCCCAAGGCCCCCATCGGCGTCTTTGACTCGGGGGTGGGCGGGCTCACCGTGCTCTCCGCCCTGCGCCAGGCCCTCCCCCGGGAGGACTTCCTCTACTTCGGGGACACCGCCCGCGTCCCCTACGGGGGGAAGCCCCTCCCCATGGTGCGGCGCTTCGCCTGGGAAATCGCGGGCTTTCTCCTCCGGGAAGGGGTGAAGGCCATCGTGGTGGCCTGCAATACGGCGAGTTCCGCGGCGCTTCCCGAGCTGGCGGAAGACCTCTCCGTGCCCGTCTTCGGGGTGCTGGAGCCGGTGGCGGAGGAGGCCAGGGCCTACGGGAAGGTGGGCCTCATCGGCACCCAGGCCACGGTGGGTAGCCGGGCCTACGAGCGGTACGTGAGGCTCGCCTGGGCCCGGGCCTGCCCCCTCTTCGTGCCCTTGGTGGAGGAGGGGCTCTGGGACGACCCCGTGGCCCTCCTGGTGGCCCGGCACTACCTGGAAGAGGCCCCCAAGGACCTCGAGGCCCTCATCCTGGGCTGCACCCACTACCCCTTCCTGAAGGGGGCCATCGGGAAGGTCCTCCCCGGGGTGCGGCTTCTGGACTCCGGGGAGGCCACGGCCAGGCGGGTGGCGGAGGCCCTGAGGCGGGAGGGGCTTTTGAACCCCGAGGGCCAGGGCCGGGTGGTCCACTACGTCACCGGGGACCCGGAGAGCTACCAGGACCTGGCCGGGCGGCTTGGGGTGCGGGTGGAGGCCCTCAGACGGGTAAACCTGGAGGAGCTCTAA
- the der gene encoding ribosome biogenesis GTPase Der produces the protein MHRVVIVGRPNVGKSSLFNRLLRKRSAVVADVPGVTRDLKEGVVETDQGRFLLVDTGGLWSGDRWERKIQEKVDRALEEAEVVLFAVDGRAELTQADYEVAEYLRRKGKPVILVATKVDDPRHELYLGPLYALGFGDPIPTSSEHARGLEELIEAIWQRLPVRQVESGPEVAGLRLAIVGRPNAGKSSLLNAILGEERVIVSEEPGTTRDAIDVEFSFRGQRFVLVDTAGIRKRPESLVEELAIKRSLRAMEEADVVLLVMDPFQVGDRELKLANEALERGKPVLLVVTKWDLVKKEEAPKVRRALREKLAHLEALPRVFTSALTRQNLDKLFQEAVRLHELNHARVPTSELNRWVGVWTSKVGLPNFKGKPLKILYATQAQVAPPTFVFFVNHPEFVTRAFENYLKNRIGEDLGLKEIPFRLVFRGRREEA, from the coding sequence ATGCACAGGGTCGTGATCGTGGGCCGGCCCAACGTGGGCAAGTCCAGCCTCTTCAACCGCCTCCTGAGGAAACGGAGCGCGGTGGTGGCCGACGTGCCCGGGGTCACCCGCGACCTCAAGGAGGGCGTGGTGGAGACGGACCAAGGCCGCTTTCTCCTGGTGGACACGGGCGGGCTCTGGTCGGGGGACCGATGGGAGCGGAAGATCCAGGAGAAGGTGGACCGGGCCCTGGAGGAGGCCGAGGTGGTCCTCTTCGCCGTGGACGGCAGGGCCGAGCTCACCCAGGCGGACTACGAGGTGGCGGAGTACCTAAGGAGGAAGGGAAAGCCCGTGATCCTGGTGGCCACCAAGGTGGACGACCCCAGGCACGAGCTCTACCTGGGGCCCCTCTACGCCCTGGGCTTCGGGGACCCCATCCCTACGTCCAGCGAGCACGCGAGGGGCCTCGAGGAGCTCATAGAGGCCATTTGGCAGAGGCTTCCCGTGCGCCAGGTGGAAAGCGGGCCTGAGGTGGCGGGCCTCCGCCTCGCCATCGTGGGCCGGCCCAACGCGGGAAAGTCCAGCCTCCTCAACGCCATCCTAGGGGAGGAACGGGTCATCGTCTCCGAGGAGCCGGGGACGACCCGGGACGCCATTGACGTGGAGTTTTCCTTCAGGGGCCAGCGCTTCGTCCTGGTGGACACGGCTGGGATCCGCAAGCGGCCCGAAAGCCTGGTGGAGGAGCTCGCCATAAAGCGGAGCCTCCGGGCCATGGAGGAGGCGGACGTGGTCCTTCTGGTGATGGACCCCTTCCAGGTGGGAGACCGGGAGCTGAAGCTCGCCAACGAGGCCTTGGAGAGGGGCAAACCGGTCCTTTTGGTCGTCACCAAGTGGGACCTGGTGAAGAAGGAGGAGGCCCCCAAGGTGAGGCGGGCGCTGAGGGAAAAGCTCGCCCACCTCGAGGCCCTCCCCCGGGTCTTCACCTCCGCCCTGACCCGGCAGAACCTGGACAAGCTCTTCCAGGAGGCGGTGCGCCTCCACGAGCTGAACCACGCCCGCGTGCCCACCTCGGAGCTGAACCGCTGGGTGGGGGTCTGGACCAGCAAGGTCGGGCTCCCCAACTTCAAGGGAAAGCCCCTCAAGATCCTCTACGCCACCCAGGCCCAGGTGGCCCCGCCCACCTTCGTCTTTTTCGTGAACCACCCCGAGTTCGTCACCCGGGCCTTTGAGAACTACCTGAAAAACCGCATCGGGGAGGACCTGGGGCTAAAGGAGATCCCCTTCCGCCTGGTCTTCCGGGGCAGGCGGGAGGAAGCCTAG
- a CDS encoding sugar ABC transporter substrate-binding protein, translating into MRQTLAVLALGLSLALAQGKITVWTHFGGPELEWLKAQAQAFTKASGTPVEVVEVPFGDIKQKFILGAPQGQAADLVVSIPHDWLGEMAQAGVLEPMGKYVTPSYLSDLQPVAVEAFTFGGKLMGLPAFAESVALIYNKKYVKEPPKTFEEFLDLAKRFTTGSTFGFLYNIGDPYFNFGFFKAFGAEGVFAKDARGNLDPSRLLIGGEAGEKALQFIKDLRFKYNLVPEGVDYGVADGAFKDGALAMIINGPWALGDYKKAKIDFGIAPFPTPPGAKGPWGPFLGVQGVVVNAYSKNKTAAVNFAKTLVSGRNLVSFNQAGGRIPVSKSAVKALERDPVVAGFSRVFPLGTPMPNIPEMGKVWGPWGNAISLAIQRPDSNVRKIVEDMVAEIKKAIGK; encoded by the coding sequence ATGAGGCAGACGCTGGCGGTTTTGGCCCTTGGCCTCTCCTTGGCCCTCGCCCAGGGGAAGATCACGGTTTGGACCCACTTCGGCGGCCCCGAGCTGGAGTGGCTCAAAGCCCAGGCCCAGGCCTTCACCAAAGCCTCGGGGACCCCGGTGGAGGTGGTGGAGGTTCCCTTCGGGGACATCAAGCAGAAGTTCATCCTGGGGGCCCCCCAGGGGCAGGCGGCGGACCTCGTGGTCTCCATCCCCCACGACTGGCTCGGGGAGATGGCCCAGGCCGGGGTCCTGGAGCCCATGGGCAAGTACGTGACCCCAAGCTACCTCTCCGACCTCCAGCCCGTGGCCGTGGAGGCCTTCACCTTTGGGGGCAAGCTCATGGGCCTGCCCGCCTTCGCCGAGAGCGTGGCCCTCATCTACAACAAGAAGTACGTGAAGGAGCCCCCCAAGACCTTTGAGGAGTTTTTGGACCTGGCCAAGCGGTTCACCACGGGGTCCACCTTCGGCTTCCTCTACAACATCGGCGACCCCTACTTCAACTTCGGCTTCTTCAAGGCCTTCGGGGCGGAGGGCGTCTTCGCCAAGGACGCCCGGGGCAACCTGGACCCCTCGAGGCTCCTCATCGGGGGCGAGGCGGGGGAAAAGGCCCTCCAGTTCATCAAGGACCTCCGCTTCAAGTACAACCTGGTGCCCGAAGGGGTGGACTACGGGGTGGCCGACGGAGCCTTCAAGGACGGGGCGCTGGCCATGATCATCAACGGCCCCTGGGCCCTGGGGGACTACAAGAAGGCCAAGATTGACTTCGGCATCGCCCCCTTCCCCACGCCGCCCGGGGCCAAGGGGCCCTGGGGGCCCTTCCTGGGGGTGCAGGGGGTGGTGGTGAACGCCTACTCCAAGAACAAGACCGCTGCGGTGAACTTCGCCAAGACCCTGGTGAGCGGGCGGAACCTGGTCTCCTTCAACCAGGCGGGCGGCCGCATCCCCGTTTCCAAGAGCGCCGTGAAGGCCCTGGAAAGGGACCCCGTGGTGGCGGGCTTCTCCCGGGTCTTCCCCCTGGGCACCCCCATGCCCAACATCCCCGAGATGGGCAAGGTCTGGGGACCCTGGGGGAACGCCATCAGCCTCGCCATCCAGCGGCCTGACTCCAACGTGAGGAAGATCGTGGAGGACATGGTGGCCGAGATCAAGAAGGCCATCGGCAAGTAG
- a CDS encoding ABC transporter permease subunit: protein MRHPPGLKGFLLALGLLLGLLLLSTGAGLLAYFLLEVYLAPPGWTILAVALLVLLPGAVALGRRFPWLTDWYYFLPALSFLLVFTLYPVGLTLYLAFTDYSGKRNGFPDRSTETRVVGQEGPRLLLEAPVREALRCDPCQGEVVEVYAEGHRLRARIARAEGAALVLDRVPPFRVEYVAKVNAFRFVGLRNFAFILSQASQALLPVFLWNVVFAASTVLLNALLGLILGLVLNNKGLKLRNFYRTVLIVSWALPGVITVQVWVALLNYNFGAINRLLGVLGVYPIPWLNDPDWAKVAILLVNLWLGFPYMMTATLGALSTIPDELYEAAKVDGATPWQALFGITLPLLEKPMVPILLSSFAYNFNNFYIIYLLTGGGPAQEGRLATAQSTDILISWAYKTAFSAEGQSAYGLGAAISLLIFAITVAISLVNFRVTGALREVR from the coding sequence ATGAGACACCCTCCCGGCCTTAAAGGCTTCCTCCTGGCCCTGGGCCTCCTCCTGGGCCTCCTCCTCCTCTCCACGGGCGCGGGCCTCCTGGCCTACTTCCTCCTGGAGGTTTACCTGGCCCCCCCGGGCTGGACCATCCTAGCGGTGGCCCTCCTGGTCCTCCTCCCCGGGGCCGTGGCCCTGGGCCGGCGCTTCCCTTGGCTTACCGACTGGTACTACTTCCTTCCCGCCCTCTCCTTCCTCCTGGTCTTCACCCTTTACCCGGTGGGCCTCACCCTGTACCTGGCCTTCACCGACTACTCCGGAAAGCGGAACGGCTTCCCCGACCGCTCCACCGAAACCCGGGTGGTGGGGCAGGAGGGCCCAAGGCTCCTCCTGGAGGCACCGGTACGGGAAGCCCTGCGGTGCGACCCCTGCCAGGGGGAGGTCGTGGAGGTCTACGCCGAAGGGCACCGCCTGCGCGCCAGGATCGCCCGGGCCGAAGGAGCGGCCCTTGTCCTGGACCGCGTCCCGCCCTTTAGGGTGGAGTACGTGGCCAAGGTGAACGCCTTCCGCTTCGTGGGCCTAAGGAACTTCGCCTTCATCCTCTCCCAGGCAAGCCAGGCCCTCCTTCCCGTCTTCCTCTGGAACGTGGTGTTCGCCGCCAGCACGGTGCTCCTGAACGCCCTTTTGGGCCTTATCCTGGGCCTCGTCCTCAACAACAAGGGCCTCAAGCTCCGGAACTTCTACCGCACGGTCCTCATCGTGTCCTGGGCCCTTCCCGGCGTGATCACCGTGCAGGTCTGGGTGGCCCTGCTCAACTACAACTTCGGGGCCATCAACCGCCTTCTCGGGGTCTTGGGCGTCTACCCCATCCCCTGGCTCAACGACCCCGACTGGGCCAAGGTGGCCATCCTCCTCGTCAACCTCTGGCTCGGCTTCCCCTACATGATGACCGCCACCCTGGGAGCTCTTTCCACCATTCCCGACGAGCTTTACGAGGCGGCCAAGGTGGACGGGGCCACTCCCTGGCAGGCCCTCTTCGGCATCACCCTCCCCCTATTGGAAAAGCCCATGGTGCCCATCCTCCTCTCCTCCTTTGCCTACAACTTCAACAACTTCTATATCATCTACCTGCTCACCGGGGGAGGGCCGGCCCAGGAGGGCAGGCTCGCCACCGCCCAGTCCACGGACATCCTCATCTCCTGGGCCTACAAGACGGCCTTCAGCGCCGAGGGGCAGTCCGCCTACGGCCTTGGGGCGGCCATCAGCCTCCTCATCTTCGCCATCACCGTGGCCATCAGCCTGGTGAACTTCCGGGTCACGGGGGCCTTAAGGGAGGTGCGGTAG
- a CDS encoding TIGR00730 family Rossman fold protein, which produces MPKKPLIDQLHHEDSWRLFRILAEFVEGFEVLAEIDVPLVSVFGSARFSEGHPAYALGYRLGKALAQAGFGVVTGGGPGVMEAVNRGAYEAGGVSVGLNIELPHEQKPNPYQTHALTLRYFFVRKVLFVRYAVGFVFLPGGFGTLDELSEVLVLIQTEKVHPFPVFALDRGYWEGLLSWMAFLKAQGAIDPEDLRLLTLLDTPEEVVAALKGVS; this is translated from the coding sequence ATGCCCAAGAAGCCCCTCATTGACCAGCTCCACCACGAGGACAGCTGGCGGCTTTTCCGCATCCTGGCGGAGTTCGTGGAGGGGTTTGAGGTCCTTGCGGAAATCGACGTGCCTTTGGTTTCCGTCTTCGGCTCGGCCCGTTTCTCTGAGGGGCACCCCGCCTACGCCCTGGGCTACCGCCTGGGGAAGGCCTTGGCCCAGGCGGGCTTCGGCGTGGTGACGGGGGGCGGCCCCGGGGTGATGGAGGCGGTGAACCGGGGGGCTTACGAGGCGGGCGGGGTGAGCGTAGGCCTCAACATAGAGCTTCCCCACGAGCAAAAGCCCAACCCCTACCAGACCCACGCCCTCACCTTGCGCTACTTCTTCGTGCGCAAGGTGCTCTTCGTGCGCTACGCCGTGGGCTTCGTCTTCCTACCCGGGGGGTTCGGCACGCTGGACGAGCTCTCCGAGGTCCTCGTCCTCATCCAGACGGAGAAGGTCCACCCCTTCCCCGTTTTCGCCCTGGATCGGGGTTACTGGGAAGGGCTCCTCTCCTGGATGGCTTTCCTGAAGGCCCAAGGGGCCATAGACCCCGAGGACCTCCGCCTCCTCACCCTTCTGGATACCCCTGAGGAGGTGGTGGCCGCCCTCAAGGGAGTATCCTGA